In Allorhodopirellula heiligendammensis, one DNA window encodes the following:
- a CDS encoding protein kinase domain-containing protein: MSDPSLPMPPDDRANGTRDRNIEDQQPELTEAQGMQDQAAARRRSMLPTMPPAEVPGVRVERFLGSGAFGQVWVGRNLNTGRGVAVKFYLHRGGVNWSLLSREVKNLVQLSGDRYVVQVLEVGWDADPPYYVMELVEGGSLEDLLLRRGRLPLNEAVSLFQKICVGLNHCHGKGVLHCDVKPANILIADDNDPRLADFGQSRMSHDQTPAMGTLFYMAPEQADFNSTPNSAWDVYAAGALLYRMLSGNAPHRDQSLLSQLDTAGSLPGRLARYREAISAAPPAVDSLSRRDVDRALKRILQKCLHVDPQQRYSNMQQVIDDLKRREAKRQQRPLMVLGIAGPLLLLIATCAYAYRGITGATETATTALRREAFGSNQLAARFAAQTLETEIEHYFHVTESEATRKKFKELVNDTLADPDAKSALAAIGRSATPLAALDKTNERDRLLDNPIRLILNDYLQERLRIYTSEAGQSVHRQLIDSLFVVDSSGTIFASAFGGAVSRDRNSAGRNFAYRTYFNGLLDDLPKTVPLDEVDPLPTTHLSSAFQSTSTGLWKVAISTPIHLQPDVAPHQVDAVFVATINLGDFELLRENDSVRSETWIGQRSGSQVAVLVEARQGPLRGTVLQHPLMDQQRREGRTLSNSRFQVDSELVDQLLEGGDVDYRDPMAQAPGGKTYAGEWLAAMQPVTLPEDPSQASSDVDVPLGPSEALRPGPDPATSPGQKRPTDLLVLVQYRLSDVLGPVGELRKALFREGLTAIAAILLVTVVLWWAVRRSNDDDDDLGANSTRDAAHRDSTAEPGETMTVA, encoded by the coding sequence GTGTCTGATCCTTCCCTACCGATGCCTCCCGACGACCGCGCCAACGGCACCCGTGATCGCAATATCGAGGATCAGCAGCCCGAGCTTACTGAAGCGCAGGGGATGCAGGACCAAGCCGCTGCCCGGCGACGTTCCATGTTGCCCACGATGCCACCGGCCGAGGTGCCAGGTGTGCGTGTCGAGCGATTTCTCGGGTCGGGCGCGTTCGGGCAAGTTTGGGTTGGTCGCAACCTGAATACGGGACGCGGTGTTGCCGTTAAATTCTACCTGCATCGCGGTGGGGTGAATTGGTCGCTGCTTTCACGTGAAGTCAAGAATCTCGTGCAGCTTTCGGGTGATCGGTATGTCGTGCAGGTCTTGGAGGTGGGCTGGGACGCTGACCCGCCGTACTACGTAATGGAGCTGGTCGAAGGCGGCTCACTCGAAGATCTACTGTTGCGGCGCGGTCGACTGCCTCTTAACGAAGCGGTTTCGCTCTTTCAGAAAATCTGTGTCGGCTTGAACCATTGTCATGGCAAGGGGGTGCTGCACTGTGATGTCAAACCCGCGAATATCTTGATCGCCGACGACAATGACCCTCGATTGGCGGACTTTGGACAGAGTCGAATGTCTCATGACCAAACCCCGGCGATGGGTACCCTGTTCTACATGGCACCTGAGCAGGCCGATTTCAATTCCACGCCGAATAGCGCCTGGGATGTGTACGCTGCAGGTGCGCTGCTGTACCGGATGCTATCGGGCAACGCGCCCCACCGCGATCAATCTCTGCTTTCTCAGCTTGATACGGCGGGATCGCTGCCGGGACGACTCGCGCGCTATCGCGAGGCTATCTCTGCGGCGCCACCGGCGGTCGACTCACTTTCACGTCGCGACGTCGACCGCGCACTGAAGCGAATTTTACAAAAGTGCCTGCATGTCGATCCCCAGCAGCGGTACAGCAATATGCAGCAGGTCATTGATGACCTGAAGCGACGTGAAGCAAAACGGCAGCAACGTCCACTCATGGTACTGGGGATTGCCGGTCCGCTGCTGCTGCTCATTGCGACCTGCGCGTACGCCTACCGCGGTATTACCGGGGCCACTGAAACGGCAACGACCGCGCTTCGCCGCGAAGCTTTTGGCAGCAATCAACTCGCCGCCCGTTTCGCCGCGCAAACGCTCGAAACTGAGATCGAGCACTATTTCCACGTCACCGAAAGCGAAGCGACTCGTAAGAAATTTAAGGAGCTCGTCAACGACACGCTCGCCGATCCGGATGCGAAATCGGCGTTGGCGGCGATTGGGAGATCGGCAACACCACTCGCCGCGCTCGACAAAACCAATGAACGGGATCGATTGTTGGACAATCCAATCCGACTGATCCTCAATGACTATCTTCAGGAACGTCTGCGAATTTATACCTCCGAGGCCGGTCAGTCGGTGCATCGACAGTTGATTGACTCACTATTTGTCGTTGATTCTTCGGGCACCATTTTTGCCAGCGCGTTCGGGGGGGCGGTTTCGCGAGATCGAAACAGTGCGGGACGAAACTTCGCCTACCGGACCTACTTCAATGGCCTGCTTGATGACCTGCCCAAGACAGTGCCGCTGGACGAAGTCGACCCGCTGCCAACAACGCACCTATCGTCCGCGTTCCAGAGTACTTCGACCGGTCTGTGGAAAGTCGCGATCAGCACGCCGATTCATTTGCAGCCCGATGTGGCGCCGCATCAAGTCGACGCGGTGTTTGTTGCCACAATTAATCTCGGTGATTTTGAACTTTTGCGTGAAAACGACTCTGTCCGAAGCGAAACATGGATTGGCCAACGATCTGGTAGCCAAGTTGCGGTGCTCGTTGAGGCGCGGCAGGGGCCCCTGCGGGGCACTGTACTACAACATCCTCTGATGGATCAGCAACGTCGTGAAGGCAGAACACTGTCAAACAGTCGATTTCAAGTCGATTCGGAGTTGGTCGATCAATTGCTTGAGGGTGGTGATGTCGATTATCGAGATCCCATGGCCCAAGCCCCCGGGGGTAAGACGTACGCCGGCGAATGGCTTGCCGCTATGCAACCGGTAACGCTACCTGAGGATCCCAGCCAGGCGTCCAGCGACGTGGACGTTCCGCTGGGGCCGAGTGAGGCGTTGCGCCCAGGACCGGATCCAGCCACGAGTCCAGGTCAGAAACGGCCAACGGATCTGCTTGTATTGGTGCAGTACCGACTCTCAGATGTGCTTGGTCCCGTCGGCGAATTGCGTAAAGCCTTGTTTCGAGAAGGCTTAACCGCTATCGCCGCGATCCTGCTGGTCACCGTCGTTCTGTGGTGGGCCGTTCGCCGCAGCAATGACGATGATGATGACCTGGGTGCGAACAGCACCAGGGATGCCGCGCACCGAGACTCGACCGCCGAGCCCGGTGAAACAATGACAGTCGCTTAG
- a CDS encoding Mur ligase family protein, with product MHHSINRSFEFSNIREHFGSGVSRRSVSVASTAVVPKTLRTSVDLHDRISADLDSECETAEPSQTVQTATAGTRSLASLLPNSRFFSGRDVHFCSIAESAATCEPGQLVVYRIGLDSPEELICDALAHGAAGILTEQILPVPLPQCIVADTDRALAELAAQDSIAENGLRPDQRLLTIGIVGENGKGTTALCLATILRDIPCRVAYQTDLGHSDGITKEVSEQTKLTGASLMDHLSQAADAGAAVSIFELDSNVLRRGGYDQIGLDVLVITSNSSARSDFGPSAVHCALERVRNDGVVVVGNEDRRSKRAISELGLTTLTYGVNISADVSLQTIGVQDGVLTGMIRHEMNSAMMESHLGQGVFTASLAAAAAVGVATNNPLVQIAESLSELRDLPGRCQCIVSDDWNVSQASPRMLLDVAGSPHRMEFILDSLSGQRQSSSPDVISMNPHARAHISNPAKVWCVLSISSGDNEETLARYGRLLETMADHCVLTCEPSSKERFLRLSHCVLDGVDDCAAIRLVADQDRAIAWAAHAASPRDTIVVLGGVDRAAPHTQRQDLQRLQDLMTGLQRQVAGTVAKPVSQTMLKVYQPEG from the coding sequence ATGCATCACTCAATCAATCGTTCGTTCGAGTTTTCCAACATTCGTGAACACTTCGGTTCGGGTGTTTCGAGACGCTCGGTTTCGGTCGCGTCAACCGCTGTAGTTCCCAAAACACTTAGAACGAGTGTCGATCTCCATGATCGAATCTCAGCAGATCTCGATTCAGAATGCGAGACAGCCGAGCCTTCCCAGACCGTGCAGACAGCCACCGCAGGCACGCGGTCGCTCGCCTCATTGCTGCCTAATTCGCGATTCTTTTCCGGTAGGGATGTTCACTTTTGCTCCATCGCCGAGTCGGCCGCAACCTGTGAACCGGGTCAGCTAGTTGTTTATCGCATTGGTCTGGACAGCCCTGAGGAGCTCATCTGCGACGCGTTGGCACATGGTGCGGCGGGGATACTGACCGAGCAGATTTTGCCGGTGCCATTGCCCCAATGCATTGTCGCCGATACCGATCGCGCCTTAGCGGAACTGGCCGCTCAGGACTCGATTGCCGAGAACGGACTCCGCCCAGACCAACGCTTGTTGACGATCGGGATCGTTGGCGAGAACGGTAAAGGGACGACCGCATTGTGTCTGGCGACGATTCTTCGCGACATCCCCTGCCGGGTGGCTTACCAAACCGATCTCGGTCATAGCGACGGAATTACGAAGGAGGTCTCGGAACAGACGAAGCTTACGGGGGCGAGCCTGATGGACCACCTCAGTCAGGCTGCCGATGCCGGTGCAGCGGTATCGATTTTTGAGCTGGATTCCAATGTGCTCCGTCGTGGCGGTTACGATCAGATCGGATTGGATGTGCTAGTGATCACGTCGAATAGTTCGGCGCGCTCCGACTTTGGCCCTTCTGCTGTGCATTGCGCTCTGGAACGGGTTCGCAACGACGGTGTCGTTGTCGTCGGAAACGAAGACCGTCGCAGTAAGCGTGCTATCAGCGAATTGGGGCTGACCACTCTCACCTACGGCGTCAACATCAGTGCCGATGTCTCGTTGCAGACCATCGGTGTCCAAGACGGCGTGTTGACCGGAATGATCCGGCACGAAATGAACTCTGCCATGATGGAGTCCCATCTCGGCCAGGGAGTATTCACTGCGTCCTTAGCTGCCGCTGCTGCTGTCGGCGTCGCGACGAACAACCCATTGGTCCAGATCGCCGAATCTCTGAGCGAATTGCGTGACCTCCCTGGGCGCTGTCAATGCATCGTGTCGGACGACTGGAATGTTTCGCAGGCAAGCCCCAGGATGCTGCTTGACGTCGCGGGTTCGCCGCACCGTATGGAGTTCATCCTCGACTCGCTCAGTGGGCAAAGGCAATCTAGCTCGCCAGACGTGATTTCGATGAATCCTCACGCCCGTGCTCACATCAGCAATCCAGCCAAGGTCTGGTGCGTCCTCTCCATCTCCAGTGGTGATAATGAAGAGACATTAGCTCGTTATGGCCGCCTGCTCGAAACGATGGCCGACCACTGCGTACTGACTTGCGAGCCAAGCTCCAAGGAGCGTTTTTTGAGACTGAGTCACTGCGTGCTCGACGGCGTCGATGATTGTGCAGCCATCCGACTCGTAGCTGATCAGGATCGTGCGATTGCTTGGGCAGCTCACGCAGCCAGTCCCCGCGACACCATCGTCGTACTCGGCGGCGTTGACCGCGCAGCACCGCATACTCAGCGGCAAGATCTGCAGCGCCTACAGGATCTGATGACAGGGTTGCAGCGGCAAGTCGCCGGGACCGTGGCCAAGCCAGTGTCGCAGACGATGTTAAAGGTGTACCAGCCTGAGGGATAA
- a CDS encoding HD domain-containing protein codes for MTTIPEIAALRRGASRLRIPPSIDVPMTERVRRLVDAPPMRRLASISQLGLVSLVYPGATHSRLEHSLGVYANSLRLLDQFSSLDAPFAASAQEAFVVAALVHDAGHWPFCHPIEDMGDSLRRRSGQGRQGILKHEDRVAAILCHSEIADCLQRDWSCNADDVMSILRPQTHAKRPHCQLSGSDVAFLASCLSGPIDIDKLDYLQRDSLHSGVPYGRNFDPDRIISALCIHPNQPRLAISEKGRTAAEMMVFGRYVMFSEVYWHHTVRAATAMLQRALFAFQNETTASRTQLDFDLASWCDLSDADWIASLRSAAAHGSDTPVQKLVDGLFGASRVLLKRAAEFNVESGGRVHATLARRPYWWLVECSRALARILSFEVGTDIDPTLVLIDAPPVKLEVDINIDVITRTGDVMPLGDVSPVASVLANRQFDNHVKRVRVFVPADVREALLHSHSNLNRKMQEWLVQAAEQTQDTVV; via the coding sequence ATGACGACCATTCCAGAGATTGCAGCGCTGCGCCGCGGCGCTTCTCGACTGCGCATTCCGCCATCGATCGATGTCCCAATGACCGAGCGGGTCCGGCGACTCGTCGATGCTCCGCCAATGCGCCGACTCGCGTCGATCAGCCAACTCGGCTTAGTATCGCTGGTCTATCCTGGGGCGACGCACAGCCGCCTGGAACATTCACTTGGGGTGTACGCAAATTCGCTGCGTCTGCTCGACCAGTTCAGCTCGCTAGACGCCCCGTTTGCTGCCAGTGCCCAGGAAGCATTTGTGGTCGCCGCGCTGGTCCATGATGCCGGTCACTGGCCGTTCTGCCACCCGATTGAAGATATGGGAGACTCTCTTCGCCGGCGCTCCGGCCAGGGACGCCAAGGCATATTGAAACACGAAGATCGAGTCGCAGCGATCCTCTGTCACTCTGAAATCGCCGACTGTTTGCAACGAGACTGGAGTTGCAATGCTGATGACGTGATGTCGATCCTCCGCCCTCAAACGCATGCCAAGCGACCGCATTGTCAGCTATCCGGTAGCGATGTCGCATTTCTGGCAAGTTGTCTGAGCGGTCCGATCGACATCGACAAGCTCGATTATTTGCAGCGTGACAGCTTGCACTCGGGGGTGCCATACGGTCGCAACTTCGATCCTGATCGAATCATCTCGGCATTGTGTATTCATCCGAATCAGCCTCGCCTGGCCATTAGTGAGAAGGGACGCACCGCGGCGGAGATGATGGTGTTCGGCCGCTACGTGATGTTCAGCGAGGTGTACTGGCACCATACGGTTCGAGCCGCCACGGCGATGCTCCAGCGAGCCCTGTTCGCATTCCAGAACGAAACGACAGCCAGCCGCACGCAACTCGACTTTGATCTCGCCTCATGGTGCGACCTGTCGGATGCGGACTGGATCGCATCGCTGCGCAGCGCAGCAGCGCATGGCAGCGACACTCCGGTGCAGAAATTGGTGGACGGTCTATTTGGGGCTTCACGCGTGCTGCTCAAGCGCGCTGCGGAATTCAATGTTGAATCGGGCGGACGGGTGCACGCGACGCTGGCTCGCCGTCCCTACTGGTGGTTGGTTGAGTGCTCGCGAGCTCTGGCGAGAATACTTAGTTTCGAGGTTGGAACCGACATCGATCCAACGCTGGTTCTGATCGATGCACCTCCGGTCAAGTTAGAAGTCGACATCAACATTGACGTCATCACCCGCACCGGGGACGTGATGCCGCTGGGCGACGTTTCTCCCGTCGCTTCGGTTCTCGCCAATCGTCAATTCGACAACCATGTCAAACGGGTCCGTGTCTTCGTGCCCGCCGATGTCCGCGAAGCACTCCTACATTCGCACAGCAACTTGAATCGCAAGATGCAAGAATGGTTAGTGCAGGCAGCCGAGCAGACACAGGACACAGTTGTCTGA
- the pta gene encoding phosphate acetyltransferase encodes MPDSLYLATNENASGKRMVALGVMELAMRRFSRVVFFRPVVHANPADDQSIRLMRTRYRLAAIPDQMHGVTRQEARRMLAEDRYDELIQRIQQRFKRLQASADFAVVEGTSFQGLATEIEFELNADIAVNLGCAIMSIYSAANHSVEESVQSIRIGNDSLIDHGGQLLATIVNQVPADQRAKLSSAYDEARLTESGPIYVLPEEPLLRQPTVREIQAGLGARVLGGDEHTFDREVARLKVAAMLLPDFLQRLKAGSLVITPGDRSDIILGCALASLDASTPSPAGLVLTGGMLPPPVVLRMVNPTSGLPILTTDADTFTTATQASSIRAEIGEHSPRKIESAIGLFERNIDIDDLARRLEAPSVQRVTPMLFEHSLIERARQNRVRIVLPEGSDPRILQAVDVLRRRDVADIVLLGDPDQIRSAASQVGVSLDENVSDGAEPSEGKPAVEIINPARSPLLASFAEEYYRLRKHKGVTRDVAHDRMQEVSYFGTMMVRRGLAGGMVSGALHTTAATIRPAFEFIKTRPGIGCVSSVFLMCLRNGVLVYGDCAVVPNPTADELVEIASCSADTAAQFGIEPRIAMLSYSTGESGRGADVDRVRSATAMLKQARPELLVEGPLQYDAAVDPAVAAQKLPGSKVAGHATVFIFPDLNTGNNTYKAVQRSAGALAIGPVLQGLRRPVNDLSRGCTVADIVNTVAITAVQAQASHAIELDPVPELDEE; translated from the coding sequence ATGCCTGATAGTCTCTACCTTGCCACCAACGAGAACGCGTCCGGCAAACGGATGGTGGCTCTCGGCGTGATGGAATTGGCGATGCGGCGATTCAGTCGCGTCGTCTTCTTTCGGCCTGTGGTACATGCAAACCCAGCGGACGATCAGAGCATTCGATTGATGCGAACGCGGTATCGGCTCGCTGCGATTCCCGATCAAATGCATGGCGTGACCCGACAAGAGGCGCGCCGGATGCTCGCCGAGGATCGCTATGACGAATTGATTCAAAGGATCCAGCAGCGGTTTAAGCGTTTGCAGGCCTCAGCGGATTTCGCGGTAGTTGAAGGCACGAGCTTCCAGGGCTTGGCAACCGAGATCGAGTTTGAACTCAATGCCGATATTGCCGTCAACCTCGGCTGCGCGATCATGTCTATTTACTCCGCAGCAAATCACAGTGTTGAGGAGAGCGTGCAATCCATTCGGATCGGAAATGACTCGTTGATCGACCATGGAGGGCAACTGCTGGCCACGATCGTCAATCAAGTTCCAGCCGATCAGCGAGCTAAGCTTAGCAGTGCCTACGACGAGGCACGTCTCACCGAGTCAGGCCCGATCTATGTATTGCCCGAAGAGCCTTTGTTGCGGCAGCCAACTGTGCGAGAGATCCAAGCCGGACTCGGCGCACGAGTGCTCGGCGGAGACGAGCACACATTCGACCGCGAAGTCGCGCGGCTGAAAGTCGCCGCCATGCTTTTGCCGGATTTTCTGCAGCGACTCAAGGCGGGGAGCCTCGTTATCACGCCTGGAGACCGAAGCGATATCATTCTCGGTTGCGCTTTAGCGAGTTTGGACGCCTCCACGCCGTCACCGGCTGGCCTCGTTTTAACCGGTGGGATGCTGCCGCCTCCGGTTGTGCTGCGAATGGTCAATCCGACGAGTGGCCTCCCCATTCTGACGACAGATGCGGATACATTCACAACTGCTACTCAAGCATCGAGCATCCGCGCAGAAATTGGCGAGCATTCGCCTCGCAAGATCGAATCAGCGATCGGATTGTTTGAGCGTAACATTGACATCGATGACCTCGCACGTCGTTTGGAAGCGCCCAGTGTGCAGCGCGTCACACCGATGCTATTTGAGCATTCGTTAATTGAGCGTGCGCGCCAAAACCGTGTAAGGATTGTGTTGCCCGAAGGAAGTGACCCTCGGATTTTGCAGGCCGTCGATGTGCTCCGCCGCCGCGACGTGGCGGATATCGTGTTGCTTGGCGACCCTGATCAGATTCGAAGTGCGGCTAGCCAAGTGGGTGTGTCGCTGGATGAGAATGTATCCGACGGAGCAGAGCCCAGCGAGGGCAAACCTGCAGTGGAAATCATCAACCCCGCCCGAAGCCCACTGTTGGCGTCGTTCGCTGAGGAGTATTACCGACTCCGAAAACATAAAGGAGTCACCCGAGACGTCGCTCACGATCGGATGCAGGAAGTCAGCTATTTCGGCACGATGATGGTTCGCCGCGGATTGGCAGGGGGAATGGTGTCCGGCGCCTTGCACACCACGGCGGCGACCATCCGACCTGCGTTCGAATTTATCAAAACTCGGCCCGGCATTGGCTGTGTTAGCAGCGTGTTTTTGATGTGCTTGCGTAACGGCGTCTTGGTGTACGGTGACTGCGCAGTGGTGCCCAACCCAACAGCCGACGAACTGGTCGAGATCGCCAGTTGCAGCGCCGACACGGCAGCTCAATTCGGGATCGAACCCCGTATCGCCATGCTGTCTTACTCGACAGGAGAAAGCGGCCGAGGTGCCGACGTCGATCGCGTTCGATCGGCAACTGCGATGCTGAAACAAGCGCGGCCGGAGCTGCTCGTCGAAGGACCGCTACAGTACGATGCGGCAGTTGATCCCGCTGTCGCAGCGCAAAAACTCCCGGGAAGCAAGGTTGCTGGCCACGCGACTGTATTCATATTTCCGGATCTCAATACCGGCAATAATACCTACAAGGCGGTCCAACGTTCGGCAGGGGCGTTGGCGATCGGCCCCGTCTTACAGGGGCTGCGGCGGCCTGTCAACGATCTTTCACGGGGCTGCACCGTGGCGGACATCGTCAACACGGTCGCGATCACTGCGGTGCAAGCCCAGGCCAGCCATGCAATTGAACTCGACCCTGTGCCGGAGCTCGATGAAGAGTGA
- the aroH gene encoding chorismate mutase: MTVCRGVRGATTVATDDRDEILKATTQLLALMIRRNGIETVDVASAIFTVTKDLQSEFPALAARQLGWLEVPLLCSYEVSVERSLPRCIRILLHWNTVKSQSEIHHIYIRDAVRLRPDLTQVPTVDFEELEEWIQNHMRDDC; this comes from the coding sequence ATGACGGTATGCCGGGGGGTTCGTGGTGCGACGACAGTCGCGACGGATGATCGAGATGAAATTCTCAAAGCAACAACCCAGTTGCTTGCACTGATGATCCGTCGCAACGGGATTGAAACCGTAGATGTCGCAAGCGCGATTTTTACCGTGACGAAGGATTTGCAAAGCGAATTTCCCGCATTAGCAGCTCGCCAGTTGGGGTGGCTCGAAGTTCCCTTGTTGTGCAGCTACGAGGTATCGGTGGAACGTTCACTGCCCCGCTGCATTCGCATTCTGTTGCATTGGAATACGGTAAAATCGCAATCTGAGATTCATCACATCTACATTCGCGACGCCGTCCGGCTGCGTCCAGATTTGACCCAGGTACCAACGGTCGACTTCGAAGAGCTCGAAGAGTGGATTCAAAATCACATGCGAGACGACTGTTGA